The Streptococcus sp. S5 genome contains a region encoding:
- the malQ gene encoding 4-alpha-glucanotransferase — translation MKKRQSGVLMHISSLPGQYGIGSFGQSAYDFVDFLVRTKQRYWQILPLGTTSYGDSPYQSFSAFAGNTHFIDFDLLIEQGLLTEADLKGVDFGQDPTQVDYAKVFEQRRPLLEKAVANFLKSSDQKEFQEFCEANASWLELFAEYMAIKEHFDLKAWTEWPDAAIRAREPKALAKYREELADKLTYHRVTQFFFFQQWLALKAYANDHHIEIVGDMPIYVAEDSSDMWANPHLFKTDENGKATCIAGCPPDEFSATGQLWGNPIYDWEAMDKDGYQWWIERLRESFKIYDIVRIDHFRGFESYWEIPAGSETAAPGKWVKGPGYKLFAAVKEELSDLNIIAEDLGFMTDEVIELRERTGFPGMKILQFAFNPDDESIDSPHLAPNNSVMYTGTHDNNTVLGWYRNEIDDPTREYLARYTNRKEYESVPHAMLRTVFASVSFMAIATMQDLLELDGSARMNFPSTLGGNWSWRMTADQLTPAVEQELLDFTTIYRRENKDLKKEVKKAEK, via the coding sequence ATGAAAAAACGTCAAAGTGGTGTTTTGATGCACATTTCTTCCCTTCCTGGACAATACGGAATCGGATCATTCGGACAATCAGCATATGATTTTGTTGATTTCCTCGTTCGGACCAAGCAACGTTACTGGCAAATCTTGCCGCTTGGTACAACCAGTTATGGAGATTCTCCATACCAATCTTTCTCAGCTTTTGCTGGGAACACTCATTTTATTGATTTCGATCTTTTGATCGAACAAGGTTTGTTGACAGAAGCAGACCTTAAAGGAGTGGACTTTGGTCAAGATCCTACTCAAGTGGATTATGCAAAGGTTTTCGAACAACGTCGTCCCTTGCTTGAAAAAGCAGTTGCGAATTTCTTAAAATCAAGTGATCAAAAAGAATTCCAAGAATTTTGTGAAGCCAATGCTTCTTGGTTGGAGCTCTTCGCAGAATACATGGCTATTAAAGAACACTTTGATTTGAAAGCTTGGACAGAGTGGCCAGATGCAGCTATTCGTGCGCGTGAGCCAAAAGCTTTGGCTAAATACCGTGAAGAATTGGCTGATAAATTGACTTACCATCGTGTGACTCAATTCTTCTTCTTCCAACAATGGTTGGCCTTGAAAGCTTATGCTAACGACCACCACATTGAAATTGTGGGAGATATGCCAATCTATGTAGCAGAAGATTCAAGCGACATGTGGGCTAATCCTCATCTCTTCAAAACAGATGAAAACGGAAAAGCAACTTGCATTGCAGGATGCCCGCCAGATGAGTTCTCAGCAACTGGTCAACTTTGGGGGAACCCAATCTATGACTGGGAAGCAATGGACAAAGATGGCTACCAATGGTGGATTGAACGCTTGCGTGAAAGCTTCAAGATCTATGACATCGTTCGGATCGACCACTTCCGTGGTTTCGAATCATACTGGGAAATCCCTGCTGGTTCTGAAACTGCAGCACCAGGTAAATGGGTCAAAGGTCCTGGCTACAAACTCTTTGCAGCCGTGAAGGAAGAGCTCAGTGATTTGAACATCATCGCTGAGGACCTTGGCTTTATGACGGATGAAGTCATTGAGCTTCGCGAACGTACTGGCTTCCCAGGAATGAAGATTCTTCAATTCGCCTTCAATCCTGACGATGAAAGTATCGATAGCCCTCACTTGGCACCAAACAACTCTGTGATGTACACTGGAACACATGATAACAACACAGTTCTTGGATGGTACCGCAATGAAATCGACGATCCAACTCGTGAGTACCTTGCTCGTTATACCAACCGGAAAGAGTACGAATCTGTCCCACATGCTATGCTTCGCACAGTCTTTGCTTCTGTCAGCTTCATGGCGATTGCTACGATGCAAGACTTGCTTGAGTTAGATGGCTCAGCTCGGATGAACTTCCCATCAACTCTTGGTGGTAACTGGTCATGGCGGATGACAGCGGATCAATTGACTCCAGCTGTTGAGCAAGAATTGCTTGATTTCACAACGATCTATCGTCGTGAAAACAAAGACTTGAAAAAAGAAGTTAAGAAAGCAGAAAAATAA
- the glgP gene encoding glycogen/starch/alpha-glucan family phosphorylase, protein MESLQKYVIDHHQKTIAECSNEELYLALLNYTKQASAQKKLNTGKKKVYYISAEFLIGKLLSNNLINLGLYDDVKKELSDAGKDLIEVEEVELEPSLGNGGLGRLAACFIDSISSLGLTGDGVGLNYHFGLFQQVLKNNQQETIPNAWLTDQSWLVRSSRSYQVPFAHFTLTSTLYDIDVPGYKIDTKNRLRLFDLDSVDSSIIEDGINFDKTDIARNLTLFLYPDDSNRQGELLRIFQQYFMVSNGAQLIIDEAIEKGSNLHDLADYAVVQINDTHPSMVIPELIRLLTERGIGMDEAISIVRSMTAYTNHTILAEALEKWPLEFLQEVVPHLVPIIEELDRRVRAEYKDPAVQIIDENDRVHMAHMDIHYGFSVNGVAALHTEILKNSELKAFYDIYPEKFNNKTNGITFRRWLMHANPTLSHYLDDILGRDWHHDASKLEDLLSYEDKDAVKAKLENIKSHNKRKLARFLKDHQGVEINPNSIFDTQIKRLHEYKRQQMNALYVIHKYLDIKAGNIPARPITVLFGGKAAPAYTIAQDIIHLILCLSEVIANDPAVAPHLQVVMVENYNVTAASYLIPASDISEQISLASKEASGTGNMKFMLNGALTLGTMDGANVEIAELVGRDNIYIFGEDSETVIDLYEKSAYKSADFYEREAIKPLVDFIISDAVLAVGNKERLTRLHKELINKDWFMTLLDLEDYIVTKERMLADYEDRDAWLDQVIVNIAKAGFFSSDRTIAQYNEDIWHLN, encoded by the coding sequence ATGGAATCATTACAAAAATATGTGATTGATCATCACCAAAAAACAATTGCAGAATGTTCAAATGAAGAATTGTACCTTGCTTTGCTTAATTACACCAAGCAAGCAAGTGCCCAAAAGAAATTAAATACTGGTAAGAAAAAAGTTTACTACATCTCAGCTGAGTTCTTGATCGGTAAACTCTTGTCTAACAACTTGATCAACTTGGGTCTTTACGACGATGTCAAAAAAGAATTGTCAGATGCTGGTAAAGACTTGATCGAAGTCGAAGAAGTGGAATTGGAACCATCACTTGGTAACGGTGGTTTGGGACGTTTGGCAGCCTGCTTTATCGACTCTATCTCAAGCCTTGGTTTGACAGGGGATGGGGTTGGTTTGAACTACCACTTTGGTTTGTTCCAACAAGTCCTTAAAAACAACCAACAAGAAACGATTCCAAACGCATGGTTGACTGACCAAAGCTGGCTCGTTCGTTCAAGCCGTAGCTACCAAGTTCCATTCGCACACTTCACATTGACTTCTACCCTTTATGATATCGACGTACCTGGTTACAAGATCGATACCAAGAACCGTTTGCGCTTGTTCGACTTAGATTCAGTTGATTCATCTATTATTGAAGATGGTATTAACTTTGACAAGACAGATATCGCTCGCAACTTGACCCTCTTCTTGTACCCAGATGATAGTAACCGTCAAGGGGAATTGCTCCGTATCTTCCAACAATACTTCATGGTATCAAATGGTGCTCAATTGATCATCGACGAAGCCATCGAAAAAGGAAGCAACTTGCATGACCTTGCTGACTATGCGGTTGTACAAATCAACGATACTCACCCATCAATGGTCATTCCTGAATTGATCCGTCTTTTGACAGAACGTGGTATTGGAATGGATGAAGCTATCTCTATCGTTCGTAGCATGACGGCTTACACTAACCACACAATCCTTGCAGAAGCCCTTGAAAAATGGCCACTTGAATTTTTGCAAGAAGTGGTTCCTCACTTGGTTCCAATCATTGAAGAATTGGACCGCCGTGTTCGCGCTGAATACAAAGATCCAGCTGTTCAAATCATCGATGAGAATGATCGCGTACACATGGCACACATGGATATCCACTATGGATTTAGCGTAAACGGGGTAGCAGCACTTCACACAGAAATCTTGAAGAATTCTGAGTTGAAAGCTTTCTACGACATTTACCCTGAAAAATTCAACAACAAAACAAACGGTATCACATTCCGTCGTTGGCTCATGCATGCCAACCCAACCTTGTCACACTACTTGGATGATATCCTCGGACGTGACTGGCACCATGACGCATCTAAATTGGAAGACCTTCTTTCTTATGAAGATAAAGATGCAGTCAAAGCAAAATTGGAAAACATCAAGTCTCACAACAAACGGAAATTGGCTCGTTTCTTGAAAGACCATCAAGGTGTGGAAATCAATCCTAACTCTATCTTTGATACCCAAATCAAACGTCTCCACGAATACAAACGTCAACAAATGAACGCTTTGTATGTGATCCACAAATACTTGGACATCAAAGCTGGAAATATCCCTGCTCGCCCAATCACTGTTCTCTTTGGTGGTAAAGCAGCTCCTGCCTACACCATTGCACAAGATATTATCCACTTGATCCTTTGCTTGTCTGAAGTGATTGCAAACGATCCAGCAGTAGCTCCACACTTGCAAGTCGTTATGGTAGAAAACTACAACGTGACTGCTGCAAGCTACTTGATTCCAGCTAGCGATATTTCTGAGCAAATCTCCCTTGCTTCTAAGGAAGCTTCAGGTACTGGTAACATGAAATTCATGTTGAATGGTGCGTTAACACTTGGTACTATGGATGGAGCAAACGTGGAAATCGCTGAATTGGTTGGACGTGACAACATCTACATCTTCGGTGAAGATTCAGAAACTGTAATCGATCTATATGAGAAATCAGCATACAAATCAGCGGACTTCTATGAACGTGAAGCTATCAAACCATTGGTAGACTTCATTATCAGCGATGCCGTTCTTGCAGTTGGTAACAAGGAACGCTTGACTCGTCTTCACAAGGAATTGATCAACAAAGACTGGTTCATGACTCTTCTTGACTTGGAAGACTACATTGTAACCAAAGAACGCATGTTGGCTGATTACGAAGACCGTGATGCATGGTTGGATCAAGTTATCGTAAACATTGCTAAAGCAGGATTCTTCTCATCTGACCGTACGATCGCTCAGTACAATGAAGATATCTGGCACTTAAACTAA
- a CDS encoding GbpC/Spa domain-containing protein: MKSYREHVSKQEKFSIRKLSVGVVSLAIAGLATVNTYGAEVKADEATAPATEATTTDTATSDAAVSTSSKLTSTTVTEGNKTVTTTYVESPELEKAKADAATEGVTVTEEAEKVQPSIAAAEADNKAQTAEINTVVDNYKKAKAEYEAKSQEITLIEKRNAEAEAAYKKQVEDYKTQQAAYDKALEEYNAKKAAYDAKVAEKAAADKANAEAKAKYEAEMAVYNTAKAQYDKDLQEYQTKKAQYDKDKAAYDQLVAKKAEEDAAKAQYEADLAKYNVEKVQYENDYIAYQKKLAEYEVAKKQYTDAKQAYDKYMTDNAYADLKNVSTVQDLTFQREGGATHTIDGISTYLTRDAQARLNTSNVHQYDSNKLEASDIVATSPWANNETEYIQVKEGDKFVVTYDNLNQSSMRENTDMHPIKRVIYRYEILSLPSNDGKGIAAVNADPTVTMTVGASTDQDKPVKVAVDVEFYDGDGNKFDLTQRNAIVALNSLNHWTGASYVDSGDKPRALTVEAKDKNGNTVRGTWDPYADGSSMSIENNEVKVKTGKADFGTATVSISADNPLKIVTQKYGYVKDDTGKWVPGTTPEKEEVTDALTVNASGSGSVHSIGTEEFTFEGKDDVIGSYKVDATTGQITFTPKKKFENVEHQESVNVGNNKFIPIPNSSVSYDAATKEVTSFKDNQYIEHGSVFNGESSTTLEGWDNPSSPYLYYGGAGLKMSDGHLVFTANGANAAGQPTVYWFAINSNVGLPKEPGEEPKEPTKPTEPKAPTPPTITVENLPAEPSKPEEPKGPTAPKEPNYTVITVDVKEPKAPTPPKAPTPPTPEVVPNTNPVKPEAEVKWHKNKVVTETDIPTPPTPVPPTPPTPYNPPTPIVPPTPIVPPTPEVPTEPTPEVPEQPVQPAQPQTPTLPNTGTESSTAAVLAGAMAGLLGLGLARKKKED; the protein is encoded by the coding sequence ATGAAAAGCTATCGTGAACATGTTTCGAAGCAGGAAAAATTTTCAATTCGTAAGTTATCAGTCGGTGTTGTTTCATTGGCCATCGCTGGATTGGCTACTGTTAATACCTACGGAGCAGAAGTGAAAGCGGATGAGGCAACAGCACCTGCAACTGAAGCGACTACTACGGATACAGCAACAAGCGATGCAGCTGTTTCAACAAGTTCTAAGTTGACATCTACAACTGTGACAGAAGGAAATAAAACAGTTACGACGACTTATGTAGAATCACCAGAACTTGAAAAAGCAAAAGCTGATGCGGCTACAGAAGGTGTGACCGTTACAGAAGAAGCTGAAAAAGTCCAACCATCTATCGCAGCAGCAGAAGCAGATAATAAAGCTCAAACAGCTGAAATCAACACAGTAGTTGATAACTACAAAAAGGCAAAAGCGGAGTATGAAGCAAAATCTCAAGAAATCACATTGATTGAAAAGAGAAATGCAGAAGCAGAAGCGGCTTACAAGAAACAAGTAGAAGACTACAAAACCCAACAAGCAGCTTATGATAAAGCTTTAGAAGAGTACAATGCTAAAAAGGCAGCCTACGATGCTAAAGTAGCAGAAAAAGCAGCAGCAGATAAGGCCAATGCAGAAGCAAAAGCTAAGTATGAAGCAGAAATGGCTGTTTACAATACAGCGAAAGCGCAATACGATAAAGATTTACAAGAATACCAAACTAAGAAAGCGCAATACGATAAAGATAAAGCAGCTTATGATCAATTGGTAGCGAAGAAGGCAGAAGAAGATGCTGCTAAGGCTCAATACGAAGCTGATCTTGCAAAATACAATGTAGAAAAAGTACAGTACGAAAATGATTATATTGCTTATCAAAAGAAATTAGCTGAATACGAAGTTGCCAAAAAACAATATACGGACGCGAAACAAGCATACGACAAATATATGACAGACAATGCGTATGCTGACCTTAAAAATGTTTCAACTGTTCAAGATTTGACCTTCCAACGTGAAGGTGGTGCAACTCACACCATTGACGGCATCAGCACTTATCTTACTCGTGATGCTCAAGCTCGTTTAAATACAAGCAATGTCCATCAATATGATTCTAATAAATTGGAAGCTTCAGATATTGTAGCAACTAGTCCTTGGGCCAATAATGAAACTGAGTACATTCAAGTGAAAGAAGGCGATAAATTTGTCGTTACTTATGATAACTTGAATCAGTCCAGCATGCGTGAAAATACGGATATGCATCCAATCAAACGTGTGATTTACCGTTATGAGATTTTAAGTCTTCCATCAAATGATGGCAAAGGGATTGCAGCAGTCAACGCAGATCCAACGGTAACCATGACAGTGGGTGCTTCAACAGACCAAGACAAACCTGTTAAGGTTGCTGTCGATGTTGAATTCTATGATGGTGATGGCAATAAATTTGATTTGACTCAACGCAATGCCATTGTCGCTTTGAACTCGCTCAACCACTGGACAGGTGCTTCCTATGTCGATAGTGGAGACAAACCTCGTGCCCTTACAGTAGAAGCCAAAGATAAAAATGGCAACACTGTTCGTGGAACTTGGGATCCATATGCAGATGGTTCATCCATGAGCATTGAAAACAATGAAGTGAAGGTTAAAACAGGAAAAGCAGACTTTGGTACTGCAACTGTTTCCATTTCAGCAGACAACCCTCTCAAAATTGTGACTCAGAAATATGGTTATGTTAAAGATGACACAGGTAAATGGGTTCCTGGTACGACACCTGAGAAGGAAGAAGTAACGGATGCGTTAACTGTAAATGCTTCGGGTTCAGGAAGTGTTCATTCTATTGGTACAGAAGAATTTACCTTTGAAGGTAAGGATGATGTTATCGGATCATACAAAGTAGATGCAACTACAGGTCAAATTACGTTCACGCCTAAGAAGAAATTTGAAAACGTGGAACACCAAGAGTCTGTAAATGTTGGAAATAATAAATTTATTCCAATTCCAAACTCAAGTGTTTCTTATGATGCTGCTACTAAAGAAGTGACTTCCTTTAAAGATAACCAATATATTGAACATGGCTCTGTCTTTAACGGTGAATCTTCAACAACTCTTGAAGGTTGGGATAATCCATCTTCTCCATACCTCTATTATGGTGGAGCAGGCTTGAAGATGTCAGATGGACACTTAGTCTTTACGGCTAATGGTGCCAATGCGGCTGGTCAACCAACGGTTTACTGGTTTGCCATCAACTCAAATGTAGGTCTTCCTAAAGAGCCAGGAGAAGAACCGAAAGAGCCAACAAAACCAACAGAACCAAAGGCTCCAACTCCACCAACGATTACAGTGGAAAATCTACCTGCAGAACCAAGCAAACCAGAAGAACCTAAAGGTCCAACGGCTCCAAAAGAACCTAACTACACTGTGATCACAGTTGATGTGAAGGAACCAAAAGCGCCAACTCCACCAAAAGCGCCAACCCCACCGACTCCTGAAGTCGTTCCAAATACGAATCCGGTGAAACCGGAAGCTGAGGTGAAATGGCATAAGAACAAAGTGGTAACGGAAACAGATATTCCAACCCCACCAACACCAGTTCCTCCAACTCCACCAACTCCATACAACCCACCTACACCAATTGTTCCACCTACACCAATCGTTCCACCAACTCCAGAGGTTCCAACCGAACCAACTCCTGAAGTTCCGGAACAGCCTGTACAACCTGCGCAACCACAAACACCTACGCTTCCAAATACAGGTACAGAAAGCTCAACTGCAGCTGTTCTTGCAGGTGCGATGGCTGGATTGCTTGGATTGGGTCTTGCACGCAAGAAAAAAGAAGATTAA
- a CDS encoding ABC transporter permease, producing the protein MKKKPIYLYILLFFSTVGTLTSAVSTFGASKSFELTDDFAKQLGLTTAQDKADYVTYYEKSAQLNQSPLTFLFVSLILIALLATFYFLFMKQDLLTAHYTYMGQILLSQAFSCYNYFAGRPLLASFSTPSLRQRYLASSSIALLLLTALSLLFLGIVLYKTLRLRKAQATA; encoded by the coding sequence ATGAAAAAGAAACCTATCTATCTTTACATCCTGTTATTTTTCTCTACGGTTGGAACCCTGACTTCAGCTGTCTCAACCTTTGGAGCTTCAAAGAGTTTTGAGCTGACAGATGATTTTGCGAAACAACTTGGTTTAACAACGGCTCAAGACAAGGCTGACTACGTGACATATTATGAGAAATCAGCCCAACTCAATCAGTCTCCACTAACCTTTTTATTTGTTTCCCTGATTCTGATTGCCTTACTGGCAACTTTCTATTTCCTCTTTATGAAGCAGGATCTGTTAACAGCCCATTATACTTACATGGGGCAGATTTTATTAAGTCAAGCCTTCTCTTGCTATAATTATTTTGCAGGGCGTCCACTATTAGCTAGTTTTTCAACCCCGTCCCTTCGCCAACGATATCTGGCATCTTCGTCCATTGCTTTGTTACTCTTGACTGCTTTATCTCTTCTCTTCCTTGGGATTGTTTTGTATAAAACCTTGCGTTTGAGAAAAGCTCAAGCTACGGCATAA
- the nrdI gene encoding class Ib ribonucleoside-diphosphate reductase assembly flavoprotein NrdI, which yields MKVSFVYISLSGNTESFVRRLSDYLLEAHPGLEIEKVHVKDLVKEGQPFFEMTNPFITFLPTYLEGGNGVDNGDVEILTTDVADFIAYGGNASKCLGVVGSGNRNFNNQYCLTAKQYSQRFGFPMLADFEMRGMLGDIKKVAAIVEDLYHL from the coding sequence ATGAAAGTATCCTTTGTTTATATTAGTCTGAGTGGGAATACAGAGAGTTTTGTCCGCCGCTTAAGTGACTATTTGCTGGAAGCCCATCCCGGACTTGAAATCGAGAAAGTGCATGTGAAAGACCTGGTCAAAGAGGGCCAGCCCTTCTTTGAAATGACCAATCCTTTTATTACTTTTTTGCCAACCTATTTGGAGGGTGGAAATGGTGTTGACAATGGCGATGTGGAAATTTTGACGACAGATGTCGCAGATTTTATTGCTTACGGAGGCAACGCCAGCAAGTGCTTAGGAGTGGTTGGATCAGGCAATCGGAATTTTAACAATCAATATTGTTTAACCGCTAAGCAATACAGCCAACGCTTTGGTTTCCCTATGTTAGCCGATTTTGAAATGCGGGGGATGTTGGGAGATATTAAAAAAGTAGCCGCCATTGTAGAAGATTTGTATCATCTTTAA
- the argS gene encoding arginine--tRNA ligase: MNNKELIASELAKVIDSLDQDAILNLLEQPKSSDLGDIAFPAFSLAKVERKAPQAIAADIAEKIDQSAFEKVVATGPYVNFFLDKSKISDQVIKSVIEAGADYGQQDEGHGQNITIDLSSPNIAKPFSVGHLRSTVIGDALSNIFRKMGYNTIKINHLGDWGKQFGLLMVAYKKWGSKEAVEANPIDELLKLYVRINAEIENDPELDDEGRLWFKKLEDGDPEATELWQWFRDESLVEFNRIYKLLGVEFDSLNGEAFYNDKMDEAVQILEEKGLLKESKGASIVELDDVNLPPAMIKKSDGATLYITRDIATAIYRARTYNFVKNIYAVGQEQSNHFRQLKAVLKKMGFDWSDDMVHVDFGLVTKNRQKLSTRKGNIILLEPTLQEAISRAKAQIEEKNPELENKEEVAHAVGVGAVKFYDLKTDRRNGYDFDLEAMVSFEGETGPYVQYAYARIQSILRKANFTPSTDATYSLSDPESWEIIKLLQDFSRVVKRAAENYDPSLIAKYAINLAQAFNKYYAHTRILDESPERESRLALSYSTAVVLKEALRLLGVDAPEKM; this comes from the coding sequence ATGAACAATAAAGAACTCATTGCTAGTGAATTGGCCAAAGTGATTGACTCTCTTGACCAAGATGCTATTTTAAACTTGCTTGAACAACCAAAATCATCTGATCTTGGTGACATTGCTTTTCCAGCCTTCTCACTTGCAAAAGTGGAACGCAAGGCTCCTCAAGCAATCGCTGCAGATATTGCTGAAAAGATCGACCAAAGCGCCTTCGAAAAAGTCGTTGCAACTGGACCTTACGTGAACTTCTTCTTAGACAAATCTAAGATCTCTGATCAAGTAATCAAATCCGTCATCGAAGCAGGTGCAGACTATGGTCAACAAGACGAAGGTCATGGCCAAAACATTACCATCGACCTTTCAAGTCCAAATATCGCAAAACCATTCTCAGTTGGTCACTTGCGCTCAACCGTTATCGGGGATGCTCTTTCAAACATCTTCCGCAAAATGGGCTACAACACGATTAAAATCAACCACTTGGGTGACTGGGGTAAACAGTTCGGTCTCTTGATGGTGGCTTACAAAAAATGGGGTAGCAAGGAAGCTGTCGAAGCCAACCCAATCGATGAATTGCTAAAACTTTACGTTCGGATCAACGCTGAAATCGAAAACGATCCTGAGCTTGATGATGAAGGACGTCTCTGGTTCAAGAAATTGGAAGATGGAGATCCAGAAGCGACTGAGTTGTGGCAATGGTTCCGTGACGAAAGCTTGGTAGAATTCAACCGTATCTACAAACTCCTCGGTGTTGAATTTGACAGCTTAAACGGAGAAGCTTTCTACAATGACAAGATGGATGAAGCTGTCCAAATTCTTGAAGAAAAAGGCTTGTTGAAAGAGTCTAAGGGTGCTAGCATCGTTGAGCTCGATGATGTCAACCTTCCACCAGCTATGATTAAGAAATCAGACGGTGCCACTCTTTACATCACGCGTGATATCGCAACCGCTATCTACCGTGCACGGACTTACAACTTTGTGAAAAACATCTATGCTGTAGGTCAAGAACAATCTAACCACTTCCGTCAGTTGAAAGCTGTTTTGAAGAAAATGGGATTTGACTGGAGCGACGATATGGTTCACGTTGACTTTGGTTTGGTGACAAAAAACCGCCAAAAATTGTCAACTCGTAAAGGAAATATCATCCTTCTCGAACCAACTCTTCAAGAAGCCATCTCTCGTGCCAAAGCGCAGATCGAAGAAAAGAACCCTGAATTGGAAAACAAGGAAGAAGTGGCACATGCAGTCGGTGTTGGTGCGGTTAAATTCTACGACTTGAAGACAGACCGCCGCAATGGGTATGACTTCGACCTCGAAGCCATGGTATCCTTTGAAGGAGAAACTGGACCTTACGTTCAATACGCTTACGCTCGTATCCAATCCATCCTTCGCAAAGCCAACTTCACACCATCTACAGATGCGACATACAGCTTGAGCGATCCTGAAAGCTGGGAAATCATCAAGCTTCTCCAAGACTTCTCTCGTGTGGTGAAACGTGCTGCTGAAAACTATGATCCATCCTTGATCGCAAAATATGCTATCAACTTGGCTCAAGCCTTCAACAAATACTATGCACACACTCGTATCTTGGATGAAAGCCCAGAACGCGAAAGCCGTCTTGCTCTTAGCTACTCAACTGCAGTAGTCTTAAAAGAAGCCCTTCGCTTACTTGGTGTCGATGCCCCTGAGAAAATGTAA
- the argR gene encoding arginine repressor, with amino-acid sequence MKKTERHLLIQQMIRNEKLSTQKEIQDRLEAKGIAVTQTTLSRDLRDLGLVKVKRKDQLYYILPNEPEVAEIYIMLSSHAKSVSRAEFTLVLRTELGEAALLANGVDEMSDERILGTVAGANTLLIVCRDQEAAIEIQNEILGMMQ; translated from the coding sequence ATGAAAAAGACAGAACGTCACCTTTTGATTCAACAAATGATTCGAAATGAAAAATTGTCGACTCAAAAAGAGATTCAGGATCGATTAGAAGCAAAAGGAATTGCTGTAACGCAAACAACTCTGTCACGAGATTTGCGCGATCTGGGTCTAGTCAAGGTGAAACGAAAAGACCAGTTGTATTATATTTTGCCAAATGAGCCTGAGGTGGCAGAGATTTATATTATGTTGTCCAGCCACGCCAAGTCTGTCTCACGAGCAGAATTCACTTTGGTTTTGCGGACAGAGCTAGGAGAAGCAGCTCTCTTGGCCAATGGTGTAGATGAAATGTCAGATGAGCGTATTTTGGGAACAGTAGCAGGGGCCAATACCCTCTTGATTGTTTGTCGAGACCAAGAGGCAGCCATTGAAATTCAAAATGAAATTTTAGGGATGATGCAGTAA